From Pontibacillus yanchengensis, the proteins below share one genomic window:
- a CDS encoding DeoR/GlpR family DNA-binding transcription regulator has translation MLKQERQQKIVDILNEEHKVIASDLSKRLSVSEDTIRRDLKELDHQGFIKRVHSGALRKGPPVEDFSTRQEMYNETKTSLATKALDFIKDDMVILIDGGTTNLQLVQQLPLTLRGTVITNSPPIAMALSNHIEVEVIMIGGTLFKQSMVNLGIETTETLNNMRADLYIMGIYKIDPQIGISVPSLEEASVKRKMASISTEIIGMVTADKLDTASNHIVCPADNLTYLITEQVNPSIKTLYEKQMISVID, from the coding sequence ATGCTTAAACAAGAAAGACAACAAAAAATCGTTGATATACTAAATGAAGAGCACAAAGTCATTGCCAGTGACTTAAGCAAACGATTATCTGTTTCAGAGGATACGATCCGTAGAGACTTAAAAGAGTTAGATCACCAGGGGTTTATTAAAAGAGTACATAGCGGAGCATTGCGAAAAGGACCACCAGTCGAGGATTTTTCTACTAGACAGGAAATGTATAATGAAACAAAAACGAGCTTAGCCACTAAAGCCTTAGACTTCATTAAAGACGATATGGTGATATTAATAGACGGGGGAACAACGAACTTACAATTGGTACAACAGCTACCTTTAACTTTACGAGGAACTGTCATCACGAACAGCCCCCCTATCGCTATGGCACTTTCGAATCACATTGAAGTTGAAGTTATCATGATTGGCGGTACTTTATTTAAGCAATCAATGGTCAACTTAGGAATAGAGACTACTGAAACATTAAATAACATGAGAGCAGATCTATATATTATGGGAATATATAAAATAGATCCTCAAATAGGGATTAGCGTTCCAAGTTTGGAAGAAGCCTCAGTAAAAAGGAAAATGGCATCTATTTCTACTGAAATTATAGGAATGGTTACGGCTGATAAATTGGATACCGCTTCTAACCACATCGTCTGCCCGGCAGATAACTTGACCTACCTCATCACAGAACAAGTTAACCCAAGTATTAAGACCTTATACGAAAAACAAATGATTAGTGTGATTGATTGA